A window of the Streptomyces sp. Ag109_O5-10 genome harbors these coding sequences:
- a CDS encoding serine/threonine-protein kinase, with translation MWVMATRIAGYEVLGEIGRGGMAVVYRARDLRLDRTVALKLLAPEMVRNDTFRRRFTHESRVAAAIDHPHIVPIFEAGETDGVLYIAMRYVSGPDLRALLDEEGVLPVDAALRIAAQVASALDAAHEHDLVHRDVKPGNVLVARGTDSDHPEHVYLTDFGLTKKSLSLTGFTTVGEFVGTLDYVAPEQISGRPVDGRCDLYSFACVVFEMLAGGPPFVRDEDIALLWAHQYDAPPALSEVRAGLPPGLDDVFARALAKAPEDRYGSCLEFVAALRGAAYGPGPAGQPPVHRDAGRAPTAGRDTVRTPTVVRDTADTPHPPAWARPVFRR, from the coding sequence ATGTGGGTGATGGCGACGCGCATCGCGGGCTACGAGGTCCTGGGCGAGATCGGGCGCGGCGGCATGGCCGTCGTCTACCGTGCCAGGGACCTGCGTCTGGACCGGACCGTCGCCCTGAAACTGCTGGCCCCCGAGATGGTGCGCAACGACACCTTCCGCCGCCGTTTCACCCACGAGTCACGGGTCGCCGCCGCCATCGACCACCCCCACATCGTGCCGATCTTCGAGGCCGGCGAGACCGACGGCGTGCTGTACATCGCCATGCGCTACGTCTCGGGGCCCGACCTGCGCGCCCTGCTGGACGAGGAGGGCGTACTGCCGGTGGACGCGGCGCTGCGGATCGCCGCGCAGGTCGCCTCCGCACTCGACGCGGCGCACGAGCACGACCTGGTGCACCGGGACGTGAAGCCCGGCAACGTGCTGGTGGCACGGGGCACGGACAGCGACCACCCCGAGCACGTCTACCTCACGGACTTCGGGCTCACCAAGAAGTCGCTGTCGCTGACCGGGTTCACGACGGTCGGGGAGTTCGTCGGCACCCTGGACTACGTGGCACCGGAGCAGATCTCGGGGCGCCCGGTGGACGGACGCTGCGATCTCTACAGTTTCGCCTGCGTGGTCTTCGAGATGCTCGCCGGCGGTCCGCCGTTCGTCCGGGACGAGGACATCGCGCTGCTGTGGGCCCACCAGTACGACGCCCCGCCCGCGCTGAGCGAGGTGCGGGCCGGGCTGCCGCCGGGGCTCGACGACGTGTTCGCCAGGGCGCTGGCCAAGGCCCCCGAGGACCGGTACGGCTCCTGCCTGGAGTTCGTGGCAGCGCTGCGGGGCGCCGCGTACGGCCCCGGACCGGCAGGGCAGCCCCCCGTCCACCGGGACGCCGGCCGCGCCCCGACGGCCGGCCGCGACACCGTCCGCACCCCGACCGTCGTCCGGGACACCGCGGACACCCCGCACCCGCCGGCCTGGGCCCGCCCGGTGTTCCGCCGCTAG
- a CDS encoding TIGR03668 family PPOX class F420-dependent oxidoreductase, whose protein sequence is MPELAGVEARRRFAAARVARLATVDGNGRPHLVPVVFALHGADGIVTAVDHKPKSTTRLKRLRNIAARPSVCLLADAYDENWDHLWWVRADGEAVVVPADAALVGPLRAKYPQYREHPPAGAVVLVTVTHWTGWQAAPL, encoded by the coding sequence GTGCCGGAGCTGGCCGGGGTCGAGGCACGACGCCGCTTCGCCGCGGCCCGGGTGGCCCGGCTCGCCACCGTGGACGGGAACGGCCGCCCCCATCTGGTGCCTGTGGTCTTCGCCCTGCACGGCGCCGACGGGATCGTCACCGCCGTGGACCACAAACCCAAGAGCACCACCCGCCTCAAACGGCTGCGCAACATCGCCGCGCGGCCGTCGGTGTGCCTGCTCGCGGACGCCTACGACGAGAACTGGGACCACCTGTGGTGGGTCCGGGCGGACGGCGAGGCGGTCGTGGTCCCCGCCGACGCGGCGCTCGTCGGGCCGCTGCGCGCCAAGTACCCGCAGTACCGGGAACACCCGCCGGCCGGCGCGGTCGTCCTCGTGACCGTGACGCACTGGACCGGCTGGCAGGCGGCGCCACTTTGA
- a CDS encoding phosphoribosyltransferase — MRYRDRAHAGRELAAVLGELRDEGALPDPIVLALPRGGAAVAAEVARELSAPLDVLVVRKIGAPFHEEFGVGAIAGDDPPLLDLATLAHLDLSEDSLAPVVERERQELRRRERRYRAGRPPPALRGRTVLVVDDGLATGCTARAALRHVRRRSPARTVLAVPVGAPDSLDALAAEADLVVCPYRPAVFSAVGQWYDDFGQLTDDDVLDALRRA, encoded by the coding sequence GTGCGCTACCGGGACCGCGCCCACGCGGGCCGCGAACTCGCCGCCGTGCTCGGCGAGTTGCGCGACGAGGGCGCCCTGCCCGACCCGATCGTGCTGGCGCTGCCCCGGGGCGGTGCGGCCGTCGCCGCCGAGGTGGCGCGCGAACTGTCGGCCCCGCTCGACGTGCTCGTCGTACGCAAGATCGGAGCCCCTTTCCACGAGGAGTTCGGCGTCGGCGCGATCGCCGGGGACGACCCGCCGCTCCTGGACCTGGCGACCCTGGCCCACCTGGACCTGAGCGAGGACTCCCTTGCCCCCGTCGTCGAGCGGGAGCGACAGGAGCTGCGCCGCCGCGAGCGCCGCTACCGTGCGGGCCGGCCACCGCCCGCACTGCGCGGCCGTACCGTGCTCGTCGTCGACGACGGCCTCGCCACCGGCTGCACCGCCCGGGCCGCGCTCCGTCACGTACGGCGCCGGAGCCCCGCGCGGACCGTGCTGGCCGTCCCGGTCGGCGCCCCCGACTCCCTGGACGCGCTCGCCGCTGAGGCCGACCTCGTCGTCTGCCCGTACCGCCCGGCCGTGTTCAGCGCGGTCGGGCAGTGGTACGACGACTTCGGGCAACTGACGGACGACGACGTGCTCGACGCGCTGCGCCGGGCCTGA
- a CDS encoding SRPBCC family protein — MVNFLLQRTAPLPIDEAWRRLTEWSRHADVVPLTRVTVLTDPPTHEGTVFVARSGLGPLSFDDPMEVTVWEPPQDGGSGRCRLVKHGRVVLGWAELEVHPGPGGRTRVVWHEELRIRGLPSLFDPLVRRASRAVFGRAVNSLLRRP; from the coding sequence GTGGTCAACTTCCTCCTTCAGCGGACGGCTCCGCTGCCGATCGACGAGGCCTGGCGCCGGCTCACGGAGTGGTCCCGGCACGCCGACGTGGTTCCGCTGACCCGGGTCACCGTGCTCACCGATCCCCCGACCCACGAGGGCACGGTCTTCGTGGCCCGTTCCGGGCTCGGGCCCCTCTCGTTCGACGATCCCATGGAGGTGACCGTCTGGGAGCCACCGCAGGACGGCGGCTCCGGCCGGTGCCGCCTGGTCAAGCACGGCCGGGTGGTGCTCGGCTGGGCCGAACTGGAGGTGCACCCCGGGCCCGGTGGCCGCACCCGGGTGGTCTGGCACGAGGAACTGCGGATCCGGGGGCTGCCGTCGCTCTTCGACCCACTGGTCCGCCGGGCCTCCCGCGCGGTGTTCGGCCGGGCGGTCAACTCACTCCTCAGGCGGCCGTGA
- a CDS encoding XdhC family protein — MLDIAEELSRWVADGRGFAVATVVAVGGSAPRQPGAALAVDAEGTAVGSVSGGCVEGAVYELCRQALEDGETVLERFGYSDEDAFAVGLTCGGVIDILVTPVRADDPARPVVAAALAAAAGGRAAALARVVTGPAELLGRALLVDADGAHQGGFGAHPELDRTVAAEAAALLDAGRTGTLEIGEQGSRCGAPLTVLVESSVPPPRMIVFGAIDFASALVRVGKFLGYRVTVCDARPVFATRNRFPEADEIVVEWPHRYLERTHVDARTVLCVLTHDAKFDVPLLRLALRLPVAYVGAMGSRRTHLDRNERLREVGVTELELARLRSPIGLDLGARTPEETALSIGAEIVAHRRGGSGVFLTGAHTPIHHDATSAALPARRIGSVA; from the coding sequence ATGCTGGACATCGCCGAGGAGCTGAGTCGGTGGGTCGCCGACGGGCGGGGCTTCGCCGTGGCCACGGTGGTGGCGGTCGGGGGGAGCGCGCCGCGGCAGCCCGGCGCCGCTCTCGCGGTGGATGCCGAGGGGACCGCCGTCGGCTCCGTCTCCGGCGGCTGTGTGGAGGGTGCCGTGTACGAGCTGTGCCGGCAGGCGCTGGAGGACGGGGAGACCGTTCTGGAGCGTTTCGGGTACAGCGACGAGGACGCCTTCGCCGTCGGACTGACCTGCGGCGGCGTCATCGACATCCTCGTCACCCCGGTCCGGGCGGACGACCCCGCCCGGCCGGTGGTCGCGGCGGCCCTGGCCGCCGCCGCTGGCGGGCGGGCGGCGGCCCTCGCGCGGGTCGTCACCGGGCCCGCGGAGCTGCTGGGGCGCGCCCTCCTGGTGGACGCCGACGGTGCCCACCAGGGCGGTTTCGGCGCCCACCCGGAGCTGGACCGCACGGTCGCCGCCGAGGCCGCCGCCCTCCTGGACGCGGGCCGCACCGGCACCCTGGAGATCGGCGAGCAGGGCTCTCGGTGCGGAGCACCGCTCACGGTGCTGGTCGAGTCGTCCGTCCCGCCGCCCCGGATGATCGTCTTCGGTGCGATCGACTTCGCGTCCGCGCTGGTCCGGGTCGGCAAGTTCCTCGGCTACCGGGTGACGGTGTGCGACGCGCGGCCCGTCTTCGCGACGCGGAACCGTTTCCCGGAGGCCGACGAGATCGTCGTCGAGTGGCCGCACCGGTACCTGGAGCGCACGCACGTCGACGCCCGTACCGTCCTGTGCGTCCTCACCCACGACGCCAAGTTCGACGTCCCGCTGCTGCGGCTCGCCCTCCGCCTCCCGGTGGCCTACGTCGGCGCGATGGGCTCCCGCCGCACCCACCTCGACCGCAACGAGCGCCTGCGCGAGGTCGGCGTCACCGAACTGGAGCTGGCCCGCCTCCGGTCGCCCATCGGCCTGGACCTCGGCGCCCGTACGCCCGAGGAGACCGCACTGTCGATCGGGGCCGAGATCGTCGCGCACCGCCGGGGCGGCAGCGGGGTCTTTCTGACCGGCGCGCACACCCCGATCCACCACGACGCGACGTCGGCGGCGCTCCCGGCGCGCCGGATCGGGTCGGTGGCCTAG
- a CDS encoding NCS2 family permease, with product MTQQSLEPRTTADDAGEGTRVPAGRSWLDRYFHISRRGSSVAREVRGGVTTFMAMAYILLLNPLILSGKDAAGDTLGQKALITATAFAAAFTTLLMGFVGKVPLALAAGLSVSGVLSSQVAPQMTWPQAMGMCVMYGVVIMLLVVTGLREMIMNAIPLALKHGITMGIGLFIALIGFYKSGFVHQGKATPVTLGPAGELAGWPVLLFAGTLLLIFMLQARNVPGAILIGIISGTVVAAALNGLGVVDPRQWANGAPELHGSAVSMPDFSLFGHVEFGGWGKVGAMTVAMIVFTLVLAGFFDAMATIIGVGTEAKLADDKGRMPGLSKALFIDGAGGAIGGVAGGSGQTVFIESATGVGEGARTGLASVVTGLFFAACLFFTPLTAIVPQEVASAALVVIGAMMLMNARHVDWADRATAIPVFLTVVLMPFTYTITTGVAAGVISYTAIKAAQGRAREIGAFMWGLTGIFLVYFALDPIEGWLGVH from the coding sequence ATGACCCAGCAGTCACTCGAACCCAGGACGACGGCCGACGACGCGGGCGAAGGAACCCGCGTCCCGGCCGGACGGTCCTGGCTCGACCGCTACTTCCACATATCCCGGCGCGGATCGAGCGTCGCGCGGGAAGTGCGCGGCGGCGTCACCACCTTCATGGCGATGGCGTACATCCTCCTGCTCAACCCCCTGATCCTGTCCGGCAAGGACGCGGCCGGGGACACCCTCGGCCAGAAGGCGCTGATCACCGCGACGGCGTTCGCGGCGGCCTTCACCACGCTGCTGATGGGCTTCGTCGGCAAGGTGCCGCTCGCGCTCGCCGCCGGCCTCTCCGTCTCGGGCGTGCTCTCCTCGCAGGTCGCCCCGCAGATGACCTGGCCGCAGGCGATGGGCATGTGCGTGATGTACGGCGTGGTCATCATGCTGCTGGTCGTCACCGGCCTGCGCGAGATGATCATGAACGCGATCCCGCTCGCGCTCAAGCACGGCATCACCATGGGCATCGGCCTGTTCATCGCCCTCATCGGCTTCTACAAGTCCGGCTTCGTGCACCAGGGCAAGGCCACCCCGGTCACCCTCGGCCCGGCCGGTGAACTGGCCGGCTGGCCGGTGCTGCTCTTCGCCGGCACCCTGCTGCTGATCTTCATGCTGCAGGCCCGGAACGTCCCCGGCGCGATCCTGATCGGCATCATCAGCGGCACCGTCGTGGCGGCCGCGCTCAACGGCCTCGGGGTCGTCGACCCCAGGCAGTGGGCCAACGGCGCCCCCGAACTGCACGGCTCCGCCGTCTCCATGCCGGACTTCTCGCTCTTCGGGCACGTGGAGTTCGGCGGCTGGGGCAAGGTCGGCGCGATGACGGTGGCGATGATCGTCTTCACCCTGGTGCTCGCCGGGTTCTTCGACGCGATGGCCACCATCATCGGCGTCGGCACCGAGGCGAAGCTGGCCGACGACAAGGGGCGGATGCCGGGCCTGTCCAAGGCGCTGTTCATCGACGGCGCGGGCGGCGCGATCGGCGGGGTCGCGGGCGGCTCCGGGCAGACCGTGTTCATCGAGTCGGCCACCGGCGTGGGCGAGGGTGCCCGTACGGGTCTGGCCTCCGTCGTCACCGGCCTGTTCTTCGCGGCCTGCCTGTTCTTCACCCCGCTCACCGCGATCGTCCCGCAGGAGGTGGCCTCGGCCGCCCTGGTGGTCATCGGCGCGATGATGCTGATGAACGCCCGGCACGTGGACTGGGCCGACCGGGCCACCGCCATTCCGGTGTTCCTGACGGTCGTCCTGATGCCCTTCACCTACACCATCACCACCGGTGTGGCCGCCGGGGTGATCTCCTACACCGCCATCAAGGCGGCTCAGGGCAGGGCGCGGGAGATCGGGGCATTCATGTGGGGCCTGACAGGGATCTTCCTGGTCTATTTCGCCCTCGATCCCATTGAGGGCTGGCTGGGCGTCCACTAG
- a CDS encoding xanthine dehydrogenase family protein molybdopterin-binding subunit has product MPTNSAPLGTPTKVTQGSQTKGGIGESTLRPDGTLKVTGEFAYSSDMWHEDMLWGQILRSTVAHAEIVSIDTGEALAQPGVYAVMTYDDLPTEVKNYGLEIQDTPVLAHGKVRHHGEPVAIVAADHPETARRAAAKIKVEYRELPVITDEASATAPDAVLVHEGRDDHHVGHVPHPNIVHRQPIIRGDADEAAKRADVIVKGEYYFGMQDQAFLGPESGLAVPEEDGGVHLYIATQWLHSDLRQIAPVLGLPEDKVRMTLSGVGGAFGGREDLSMQIHACLLALRTGKPVKIVYNRFESFFGHVHRHPARLYYEHGATREGKLTHVKCRIVLDGGAYASASPAVVGNASSLGIGPYVVDDVEIEAIALYTNNPPCGAMRGFGAVQACFAYEAQMDKVAKQLGMDPVEFRKLNAMEQGTVMPTGQPVDSPAPVAELLRRVKAMPLPPERQWESSEGADVRQLPGGLSNTTHGEGVVRGIGYAVGIKNVGFSEGFDDYSTARVRMEVVGGEPVAVVHTAMAEVGQGGVTVHAQIARTELGVAQVTIHPADTQVGSAGSTSASRQTYVTGGAVKNSCELVREQVLELGRRKFGTYHPAWATAELLLEGGKVVTDGGEVLADLADVLGDEAVEIEAEWRHRPTVPFDLHTGQGHGHVQYSFAAHRAVVEVDTELGLVKVIELACAQDVGKALNPLSVVGQIQGGTTQGLGIAVMEEIIVDPKTAKVRNPSFTDYLIPTILDTPTIPVDVLELADDHAPYGLRGIGEAPTLSSTPAVLAAIRDATGLELNRTPVRPEHLTGNA; this is encoded by the coding sequence ATGCCCACCAACAGCGCCCCCCTCGGCACCCCCACCAAGGTCACCCAGGGCTCCCAGACCAAGGGCGGCATCGGCGAGTCCACGCTCCGCCCGGACGGCACCCTCAAGGTCACCGGAGAGTTCGCGTACTCGTCCGACATGTGGCACGAGGACATGCTCTGGGGCCAGATCCTCCGCTCCACGGTCGCGCACGCCGAGATCGTGTCCATCGACACCGGCGAGGCCCTCGCCCAGCCCGGCGTCTACGCCGTCATGACCTACGACGACCTGCCCACCGAGGTGAAGAACTACGGCCTGGAGATCCAGGACACCCCGGTCCTCGCGCACGGCAAGGTCCGCCACCACGGCGAGCCGGTCGCGATCGTCGCCGCCGACCACCCGGAGACCGCCCGCCGCGCGGCCGCCAAGATCAAGGTCGAGTACCGCGAGCTGCCCGTCATCACCGACGAGGCCTCGGCCACCGCGCCCGACGCGGTCCTGGTCCACGAGGGCCGCGACGACCACCACGTCGGCCACGTCCCGCACCCCAACATCGTGCACCGCCAGCCGATCATCCGCGGCGACGCCGACGAGGCCGCGAAGCGGGCCGACGTCATCGTCAAGGGCGAGTACTACTTCGGCATGCAGGACCAGGCCTTCCTGGGCCCCGAGTCCGGCCTCGCGGTGCCCGAGGAGGACGGCGGCGTCCACCTCTACATCGCCACCCAGTGGCTGCACAGCGACCTGCGCCAGATCGCGCCCGTCCTCGGCCTGCCCGAGGACAAGGTGCGGATGACGCTGTCCGGCGTCGGCGGCGCGTTCGGCGGCCGCGAGGACCTGTCGATGCAGATCCACGCCTGCCTGCTGGCCCTGCGCACCGGCAAGCCCGTCAAGATCGTCTACAACCGCTTCGAGTCGTTCTTCGGCCACGTCCACCGCCACCCGGCCCGGCTCTACTACGAGCACGGGGCAACGCGCGAAGGCAAGCTGACCCACGTCAAGTGCCGGATCGTCCTCGACGGCGGCGCGTACGCCTCCGCCTCCCCGGCCGTGGTCGGCAACGCCTCCTCGCTCGGCATCGGGCCGTACGTCGTCGACGACGTCGAGATCGAGGCCATCGCCCTCTACACCAACAACCCGCCCTGCGGCGCGATGCGCGGCTTCGGCGCGGTCCAGGCGTGCTTCGCTTACGAGGCGCAGATGGACAAGGTGGCGAAGCAACTCGGCATGGATCCTGTGGAGTTCAGGAAGCTGAACGCCATGGAGCAGGGCACGGTCATGCCGACAGGACAGCCGGTGGACTCGCCGGCCCCGGTCGCCGAACTCCTGCGCCGGGTCAAGGCGATGCCCCTGCCGCCCGAGCGCCAGTGGGAGAGCAGCGAGGGCGCGGACGTACGGCAGCTGCCCGGCGGTCTGTCCAACACCACGCACGGCGAGGGCGTCGTACGCGGCATCGGGTACGCGGTCGGCATCAAGAACGTCGGTTTCTCCGAGGGGTTCGACGACTACTCGACCGCGCGGGTGCGCATGGAGGTGGTCGGCGGTGAACCGGTGGCCGTCGTGCACACCGCGATGGCGGAGGTCGGGCAGGGCGGGGTGACCGTCCACGCGCAGATCGCGCGGACCGAGCTGGGCGTGGCGCAGGTGACCATCCACCCGGCCGACACCCAGGTGGGTTCGGCGGGTTCGACCTCGGCCTCCCGGCAGACGTACGTCACCGGCGGTGCCGTGAAGAACTCCTGCGAGCTGGTCCGCGAGCAGGTGCTGGAGCTGGGCCGCCGCAAGTTCGGCACGTACCACCCCGCCTGGGCGACCGCCGAGCTGCTCCTGGAGGGCGGCAAGGTCGTCACCGACGGCGGTGAGGTGCTCGCCGACCTGGCGGACGTCCTCGGCGACGAGGCCGTGGAGATCGAGGCGGAGTGGCGGCACCGGCCGACCGTGCCGTTCGACCTGCACACCGGGCAGGGCCACGGCCACGTCCAGTACAGCTTCGCCGCGCACCGCGCGGTCGTCGAGGTGGACACCGAGCTGGGCCTGGTCAAGGTGATCGAGCTCGCCTGCGCCCAGGACGTCGGGAAGGCGCTCAACCCGCTCTCCGTCGTCGGTCAGATCCAGGGCGGTACGACCCAGGGCCTGGGCATCGCGGTGATGGAGGAGATCATCGTCGACCCGAAGACCGCGAAGGTCAGGAACCCGTCCTTCACGGACTACCTGATCCCGACCATCCTCGACACGCCGACCATCCCGGTCGACGTCCTCGAACTCGCCGACGACCACGCCCCGTACGGGCTCCGTGGCATCGGTGAGGCCCCGACCCTGTCCTCGACCCCGGCGGTCCTCGCGGCGATCCGCGACGCGACCGGCCTGGAGCTCAACCGGACACCGGTCCGCCCGGAACACCTGACTGGCAACGCGTAA
- a CDS encoding (2Fe-2S)-binding protein yields MRVNFTVNGRPQEADDVWEGESLLYVLRERLGLPGSKNACEQGECGSCTVRLDGVPVCSCLVAAGQAEGREVVTVEGLAEFAERRACGADSAMSHVTRDTSQNWQPKPPTDSRTGEHTPLSPVQQAFIDAGAVQCGFCTPGLLVAADEMLERNPNPSDADIREALSGNLCRCTGYEKIMDAVRLAAARQGEAV; encoded by the coding sequence ATGCGCGTCAACTTCACCGTCAACGGACGCCCGCAGGAAGCCGACGACGTGTGGGAGGGCGAGTCCCTGCTGTACGTGCTGCGGGAGCGGCTCGGCCTGCCCGGTTCCAAGAACGCCTGTGAGCAGGGGGAGTGCGGGTCGTGCACCGTCCGGCTGGACGGGGTGCCCGTGTGCTCGTGCCTGGTCGCGGCGGGGCAGGCGGAGGGGCGGGAGGTCGTCACCGTGGAGGGGCTGGCGGAGTTCGCGGAGCGGCGGGCCTGCGGAGCGGACAGTGCTATGTCACATGTCACGCGTGACACCTCGCAGAACTGGCAGCCCAAGCCCCCCACCGACTCCCGGACCGGCGAACACACCCCACTCTCCCCCGTCCAGCAGGCCTTCATCGACGCCGGCGCCGTCCAGTGCGGCTTCTGCACCCCGGGCCTCCTCGTCGCCGCCGACGAGATGCTGGAGCGCAACCCCAACCCGAGCGACGCGGACATCCGCGAGGCGCTCTCGGGCAACCTGTGCCGCTGCACCGGCTACGAGAAGATCATGGACGCGGTCCGTCTCGCGGCCGCCCGGCAGGGAGAGGCGGTCTGA
- a CDS encoding xanthine dehydrogenase family protein subunit M yields MDFLRPASWEEALAAKAEHPTAVPIAGGTDVMVEINFDHRRPEYLLDLNRIGDLYEWEVGEESVRLGASVPYTSIMENLRAELPGLALASHTVASPQIRNRGGVGGNLGTASPAGDAHPALLAAGAEVEAESVRGTRLIPIDDFYTGVKRNALAPDELIRAVHVKKADGPQQYSKVGTRNAMVIAVCAFGLALHPETRTVRTGIGSAAPTPVRARTAEDFLNAALDEGGFWDNGKIITPSVAKQFADLCAAACNPIDDVRGTANYRRHAVGVMARRTLTWTWESYRGTTGQNPEQKGSVA; encoded by the coding sequence ATGGACTTCCTTCGCCCCGCCAGCTGGGAGGAGGCGCTCGCCGCGAAGGCCGAGCACCCCACCGCAGTGCCGATCGCGGGTGGCACCGATGTGATGGTCGAGATCAACTTCGACCACCGCCGGCCCGAGTACCTCCTCGATCTCAACCGCATCGGCGATCTCTACGAATGGGAGGTCGGCGAGGAGAGCGTACGGCTCGGCGCCTCCGTCCCGTACACCAGCATCATGGAGAACCTCCGCGCCGAACTGCCCGGTCTCGCCCTCGCCTCGCACACCGTCGCCTCCCCGCAGATCCGCAACCGCGGCGGCGTCGGCGGCAACCTCGGCACCGCCTCCCCGGCCGGCGACGCCCACCCCGCGCTCCTCGCGGCCGGCGCCGAGGTCGAGGCCGAATCGGTGCGCGGCACCCGGCTCATCCCCATCGACGACTTCTACACCGGCGTCAAGCGCAACGCCCTCGCGCCGGACGAGCTGATCCGCGCGGTGCACGTGAAGAAGGCCGACGGACCACAGCAGTACTCGAAGGTCGGTACGCGCAATGCCATGGTGATCGCCGTGTGCGCGTTCGGGCTCGCCCTGCACCCCGAGACGCGGACCGTGCGGACCGGCATCGGCTCGGCCGCTCCCACGCCGGTCCGGGCGAGGACCGCCGAGGACTTCCTGAACGCGGCGCTCGACGAGGGCGGCTTCTGGGACAACGGAAAGATCATCACCCCGTCGGTCGCCAAGCAGTTCGCGGACCTGTGCGCCGCTGCCTGCAACCCGATCGACGACGTCCGGGGCACCGCGAACTACCGCCGCCACGCGGTCGGCGTGATGGCCCGCCGGACCCTCACCTGGACCTGGGAGTCGTACCGCGGCACCACCGGGCAGAACCCTGAGCAGAAGGGGAGTGTCGCCTGA
- a CDS encoding PucR family transcriptional regulator ligand-binding domain-containing protein, which produces MRLRALLDTDALGLRLLGGEDELDRTVRGVMTTDLRDPSRYLSGGELVLTGLAWRRDAADSEPFVRLLVQAGVAALAAGEAELGDIPDDLAVACARHRLPLFAVHESVAFATITEHVVRQVSGERAGDLAAVVDRHRRMMTSGPAGGGPDVVLDLLGSDLDLRAWVLSPAGRLIAGSKVSGPALPAEACAGLAAEHLAATRTGRRGPHRVLLGGTTYSLFPIRSSGRSPQGARDVRETVLSDWLLAVEADAGDWPEERLDLLQGVTQLIAVERDRRDAARTVRRRLAQEVLELVQTGAAPAEIAARLRVAAPVLLPGLGTAPHWQVVVARVEWDGGEVEGGPVAQSLLEEILVDPLATGPEPSDRIAVAHTGDEAIALVPLPAVTAEHDGSESGIQADALLEAVRAPLAAGLDDDGRVTLGVSAAVHSAEGLRGALEEARHARRVAAARPGRVCAAGHQELASHVLLLPFVPDDVRRAFTARLLDPLRDYDRRHRAELIPTLEAFLDCDGSWTRCATRLHLHVNTLRYRVGRIEQLTGRDLSRLEDKLDFFLALRMS; this is translated from the coding sequence ATGCGGCTGCGCGCACTGCTGGACACCGATGCGCTGGGCCTGCGGCTGCTCGGCGGCGAGGACGAGCTGGACCGTACCGTGCGCGGGGTGATGACCACCGACCTGCGCGACCCGAGCCGCTACCTCTCCGGTGGTGAGCTGGTGCTGACGGGCCTGGCGTGGCGCCGGGACGCGGCGGACTCCGAGCCGTTCGTACGGCTGCTGGTGCAGGCCGGGGTGGCCGCGCTGGCGGCCGGTGAGGCGGAGCTGGGCGACATCCCGGACGATCTGGCCGTGGCCTGCGCGCGGCATCGTCTGCCGCTCTTCGCGGTGCACGAGTCGGTGGCCTTCGCGACGATCACCGAGCATGTCGTGCGGCAGGTCAGCGGCGAGCGTGCCGGGGACCTGGCGGCCGTGGTGGACCGGCACCGGCGGATGATGACCTCGGGTCCGGCGGGCGGCGGGCCTGACGTGGTCCTGGACCTGCTGGGCTCCGACCTGGACCTGCGGGCGTGGGTGCTGTCCCCGGCCGGGCGCCTGATCGCGGGTTCCAAGGTGTCCGGGCCCGCGCTGCCCGCCGAGGCCTGTGCCGGGCTGGCCGCCGAGCACCTGGCCGCCACCCGCACCGGGCGCCGCGGCCCGCATCGCGTACTGCTCGGCGGCACGACCTACTCCCTCTTCCCGATCCGGTCCAGCGGCCGTTCCCCGCAGGGTGCCCGGGACGTGCGCGAGACCGTGCTGTCGGACTGGCTGCTCGCGGTCGAGGCGGACGCGGGTGACTGGCCGGAGGAGCGGCTGGACCTGCTTCAGGGTGTCACCCAGCTGATCGCGGTGGAGCGCGACCGCCGTGACGCGGCGCGGACGGTGCGGCGCAGGCTCGCGCAGGAGGTCCTGGAGCTGGTGCAGACGGGTGCGGCCCCGGCCGAGATCGCGGCCCGGCTGCGGGTGGCCGCGCCGGTCCTGCTGCCGGGGCTCGGTACGGCCCCGCACTGGCAGGTGGTCGTGGCCCGGGTCGAGTGGGACGGCGGGGAGGTCGAGGGGGGCCCGGTCGCCCAGTCCCTGCTGGAGGAGATCCTGGTCGACCCGCTGGCGACCGGCCCGGAGCCGTCCGACCGGATAGCGGTGGCCCACACCGGCGACGAGGCGATCGCCCTCGTCCCGCTGCCGGCCGTCACCGCCGAGCACGACGGCTCCGAGTCCGGTATCCAGGCCGACGCCCTCCTGGAGGCCGTACGGGCCCCGCTGGCGGCGGGTCTCGACGACGACGGCCGGGTCACTCTCGGCGTCAGCGCGGCCGTGCACTCGGCGGAGGGGCTGCGCGGTGCCCTGGAGGAGGCCCGGCACGCCCGCCGGGTGGCCGCGGCCCGGCCGGGCCGGGTGTGCGCGGCCGGTCACCAGGAACTGGCCTCGCACGTCCTGCTGCTCCCCTTCGTCCCGGACGACGTCCGCCGCGCGTTCACTGCCCGCCTCCTGGATCCGCTCCGGGACTACGACCGCCGTCATCGCGCCGAACTGATCCCCACCCTGGAGGCGTTCCTCGACTGCGACGGCTCCTGGACCCGTTGTGCCACCCGTCTCCACCTGCACGTCAACACGCTGCGCTATCGCGTGGGGAGGATCGAGCAGTTGACGGGCCGGGATCTGTCCCGGCTGGAGGACAAGCTCGATTTCTTCTTGGCGTTGCGGATGAGCTGA